The stretch of DNA CTGAACTACACTGGGATTTCACCTACAGATATTCTTTAAAGGGACAGATTCAAATTATAGTTAAACTCTCCATCCTCTGGCAAAGGCAGACTGTCAGTAGGAAACCACTGCACTCTATGGTCAGTGTGACACAAAAGGAACTAGTTATCTGGGAGCCAATATGGCACTGTAAGGTTAAGAATGCTGGTTTAGAGCCACAGTCATTTAGTTTTAAATCTCAGCTGTCAATGACCAGTGGATAAATGACAAGTGAAACTAGGTCCCATattctccatctgtaaaatggggacagTTATAAATATCTACTACTCACTTAACTGCCAGCGTAACTGTCCAGCTTAACTGTGATGGACAACACAAGGAAACCAGCAGTTCTATACTTCTGTGTAGAATGAAGCAGCTGTCTTCTCTACAAGATAAGCAGACTACTGTTTTTTCTGCAGTACCACCCAAGGTCTCCTTATTTTCTGCCACAAATATAAAACTTTGTAACAGTCCTATACCCTGAACCCCATGTAGTTGGTTTAGCAAAGCCTATGGCTGTGAATAGTCTGAGAGCCATAAGAATTCACAGGTAACAATGAAGAGAGCCCAAAGCTCTACCTGGCATTTTGAGGACCAAGTCCTACTTTGTACGCTAACATTCTATTAGCCCTCACCCCCTGAAAATACACCAATTACTAGAGTGGCCCACAGGGCTTCTTTACTCCCAGCAAGGATTCTAACAGCCAGTAATTCGTGTTTAGCAAAGACCACTTACCATCTGTGTACTCCTCTGATGTCAGGGATAAAAGGCTTTGTATGTCACTGTTCTCTGAATCTGCAGTGTCTTTGTGTGTCAGTCGGCTGCTCCCTGAGCCGGCCACCCAGGAAGATGTGGTTGCCTGGTGCACCATCACAGTCTCTGAGCCCTGGGAACCCCAGGCTTCACACAGCCCAGAATGGCCTGGGGCCTCATCCTCTCCACCTGCAGAGGAGCAGGCCGCCTGGCCTTGCAGCTGCTGCTCCCTTGGCATGTTCCTCCCACTAGGTGCAGACCCTTCTGACAGAACAATCTGTACTCTGGGATCAGCCGGTGGCATGCAGTGACCAGAACTTCCATACACAGCTTCCTCGTATGAAGGTAGTGCAACCTGGACCCCATCCACCATGATGGAGACCTGGTCCCCAGAAACCCCCTGTTCACGCCTggatcagaaaataaaaagacaaaagaagaaccTGAATAACACAGAGTTGAATAAATGATGTGGTATCAACAAAACCCATCATTTCCCAGTACTTACCATATGCCAGCAAGTACAAGGTACTGTAAACACTTAAGCACACTGGATCCTCACCTGAGCGCTTCCACCTAGGGATTCACCAAGAATGCAGGCTTGGCTCAGAGGAGTTAAgtgcagtggttaagagtgctggctgctcttctaaaggactcGAGGTCtgactcccagtacccacacagcaGTGctcaaccacccataactccaatTCTAAGAAATCCCATATGCTCTTCTAGCCTCAGGAGATACAGGCACAAATatcatgcacagacatacatgcagggaaaacacccatacacataagtaaaatagAAACACAGCCTGCTGGACCTTaagacacatgcttttaattccagcacttgagaggcagatgcaggagttTGGGGACAATCTGTTCTACATAAGAAGAatctgtcctttaaaaaaaaaattaattttaacacaAATGCAGGAACATGTGGCAAAGTCTACATAAAGTCCCCTGCATCATCCAGTGGTGACACTGGTGTATACTCCTGCTGAGGTCAGGAACTGTAACCTAGATACTCCACACCCATCCTATAATCATGACTTCTTTCCCCATACAGCTATAATGTTGTATTCCAGAAACTTAACAATGGTGTGCTATAATTTAAACTTCCCAAACTGTCTGCAAACTTATCCATGTGGCTCTGTGGTTTTTATCCAGAATCAAACATACCATATTGGCTAATTTTATGGCAACTTGACATAGGCTAAAGGCATAGGAGAAAAAGGATTCccacttgagaaaatgccctcataGACTGGGTTGTTAGGAAATCGTTaggtagagcattttcttagtgattgatgagggaaggtccagcccattgtgggtggggtcatccctaggctggtggtcctgggttccataaaaAAGTAAGTTAAGCAAGCCATTAAGCAGcaaccttccatggcctctgcatcagttcctgtctccaggttcctgtcctgtttgaatttctgtcccaacctccttcagtgatgaactatggatattgtagtggtttgaatatgcttggttcaGAGAGTGGtacattaggaagtatggccttgttgaaggaagtgtgtcactgtggtagtggtctttgagaccctcttcctagctgcttgaagtcagtctctcctggttgcctACAAATCAAgatatagagctctcagctccttctccagcaccatgtttgtctGCACgcatgccatgcttcctgccttgatgacaatagaataaacctctgaaactgtaaactagccccaattaaatgtcctttataagagttgccttggtcttggtgtctcttcacagcaatggaaccctaaGACAAATGCAGAAGTGTAAACCCTGTCTTCTCCTACTTGCTTttgatcatagtgttttatcacagcaagtaACCCAAACTATGACACATATACTCTATGTTTAGTTGTCCTGTCCCTTTCATTTCCAGTAATCTAGAATATCCactacagttttattttatacactgacattttaaaataattaaaattactttatgtgtgtggctGTTCTGTATGCCACATGAGTGCAACATCCCAGAGGCCAGAATAAGGTGTCAGgtctcttagaactggagttagagatggctgtaagccaccatgtggatgctaggaactaaacccagcatctctggaagagtagccagtgctctcaactgcccagtcatctctccagccttgaccTTGAAGTTTTAAAGCGTCTATGCCACCTTTCTAGAAGGATGTCTCACCACCTAGATATGTGCAATTATATTTCCTTATAACTAAATTTAGGTTAAGTTTCATAAAGAACTCTACATAGATGCAGATGTGTTCTTTGATCTATCTTCCACTACTGAGAGGCACAGTCAGATGTCAGCCTATACTGCcattgctcagtggttaactTTCTTTACCTGTACTTGGCAGACACAATCTATATTGCCTGACTCAAATAACATACACAATAAAGACAATTAGCAAGCATCCCTAAAATACCCAGAGATTTCTGGATGAAagggaaacaacaaaaaaaaattattacatacatccatccatccacccacccatccatccatccatccatccatccaaccacccATCCATTCTACATTGTCCTCTGATGTATATACAATGTTTACCATGGTATGGTATGTGCTTACACAAatagtaaatataatttaaaatacatattttgtttatttgttttttttgttttttgtttttttttttaaagaatttatttatttattttgtgtaagtacactgtagctgtcttcagacacccatatgagggcatcagatctcattatggatgattgtgagccaccatgtggttgctgggatttgaactcatgacctctggaagagcagtcagtgctcttaaccactgagccatctcaccagccccttgtttttttttttttaaagacagggtttctctgtgtagccctggccgttctggaactcactatgcagaccaggttggccttgaactcaagcttctgcctcctgagtgctgagtctaaaggtgtgtgccaccacttgctggctgatatattttttaaaagtagtgcTTGTACATGCATTTGGTACTCAAACAAACGCAATAGATACTAAAGCAAAAAAGAATCAACTGGTTACTTTTAACAGACTCACTGGTTACAGGGTAAATTAAACTGTCTAGCCTAGATGAAAAACAGATTAGAGTATGACTTGACATGGaaatagctctttttttttttcaaataaatagttCCCTTCAAaacatctctttaaaaataattgctattgggctggagagatggctcagtagttaagaatactgtttgttctttcagaggtcctgagttcaattcctagcaaccacatggtggctcataaccatctatactaggatctgatgccctcttctggtgtgtaggtgtacatgcagacagagcactcatataacattaataaatacatcttaaaaaaataattgttactCCTCATTCCTtccaaacaaaaaaggaagaagaaggaagagtcacATTCCTGTACAGAAATTCACTTCAGGGTAGTCCATATCTGTAAGTTCCAAATCTGGAGCATTTTACAGAATGTGGTTTAGTCTGGACAGCTGTTCCTGAGACCTAAGACAATGACTGATGTCAGGCTATGAATGAATATAAAAGATCTATATTCTTCAAAGGCATGAAGTACCCACAATGGTTGAGCAACTATAGAAGCCAAGGCAGGTCAGGAAAAAAGTCTCTTATCAGAGATATACTCAGGGACAATCCCACCAGGGCCCCACCATTTGCCACCCTCATCTCCTGAGTCTAGGATGATAAATAGACAATGTactatgagagaaagagaagaatccaGGCAAGAAAACCCATTTCTTCTAATTTCACAATGGTACCATGGTCTTGGGTTCTCACTACACATCATAACTAACTGAGAAGCTTTCTAGAAAATGGTAAGACCAGGATCCCACTCCAAACCAAATTAATGAGAATATGAGGGAAGTTGAGGTGAACAAAGGTTTAGAAACCAGGAGCAAGAAGAGGTAGCTTGCAAACACAAGCATGTATCAGCACCACACAGAGGGTTGTACTTTCTATCATTGCGTCTTAGCTCCAAAGCATCTCAGGAATGATGCCAATGCTGCTGGAACCACACCAGAGACAGTGATGAGATGGAAATGCCATGGCTTTGAGGTTGGTCAGATATGTAGGTTCAAATCTCAGTTCTGCAATCATTCTGAGATATTATTTGAATGTCTCAGTTTCTTTGTCTGTAATGCTCCCAATAGAATCAAAGTAAAGCATGTACACCAGAAAGGACAGTGCCAGGCACATGcatgagttacacacacacacacacacacacacacacacacacacacacacacaaccaggaccctcctccccacttcccaaaGATACAGGCTAACAGAAGCTATCAGCTTCTTATAGCTGGTCCCAGGTTGACATCATGGGAATGCTTGACTAACACTGTGCTCACCTGCTATGGTGGAAAGATTTCAGCTTCGGCTGCAGCAGTACAAACAGCACCACGAGGAGAAGAATGAGTGCCACAGAGCTGGCAGTGGAAGCCACTATGGACAACGCAGGGACTCCAAGTGATCTATGGGGTTCTTTGTCTAAGAAAACAAGTCATCAAAACATTTGGTACCCAGAAACACAAAACATGAACTCTACAAATGACAGAGTCAAATATCCCCTGCATGGTACAATACAGAAGCATTTATCTGACAACTGGGCCTTTTCAGGAAAATCTTATAAAGTGGCCTTATGCATGTATGGTGTTTCTGGAAACATTTCCTTCTCCTGATCCCCGAATAAAAGATCCCTCCTCATTCTAGCCTTTGAAGTCCATCTGGTAACTAAACTCATTAGCTGGCTGGTGAATTTCAACCATTAAAAGGGCCACATCTTTTTACTATCTTGAGTTCCACCATGTTTTCTCCCCCTTTAGCAGGGTAACTAAGAAGTGGGCAATAATAAGCTCCTGTCCTAAGCCCTTCAGCAATCACTGTAAACCCCATATTGGTTccctgaagtagaaatttctggtatCTTTAGAGACTCGACTGTATCATGTGATATtgttctggaaactgtcttatgaaagaaatgtttttgttgaagcagacacgTGGTGGTGGAGGCAGCCTAGAGAAAGGGCATTaggatgttttgctagagcagatgaaCATACGAtgtttggaaagaatataaatatagccCAGTAGACAGTGGACGATGCTGCATGGTACTGGTATGCCTTaccattctttgctggtcatAATTGGGCTTTGCTGACACTGGTTTTCACTGACAACTCTGGGTGGCATTGGTGTGTCTTACCATTCTTTATTGGTTAttatttgtcatgacttcatagagagaaacaaaccaaaaaacttgTGCTGGTATTCCAGAGGCTCCCTGCCGCTTCAGCGGACTTGGGCCAATTGACAGAGACTTGTAATTCTTCTAGATTGACCTGCTGTGGCTACTTCATAAATGATGTTTATGCGTCCTGCCGCTGCTGATTCATAAATGGTGTTTGTGAACAGATCAAGTTGCTACtaattcatgtgaactgaactgttgatatcctgacaacacagattagatttgctccaaagaaatatttctaaacaggtccacatcttcctttgctctattaacctttcctttctactacctctggtgggtgacgAGCTAGAAGggacattaaaacattttaaaacccttattaaaaacagattttaaaaaatctaagcctacagttcTCACCCTCCTCTGAGGTATTACTGGCTAAGCATGTTCTGGTCTTAAAGCCCAACTGTGAATGAAGCACAGAGATGGCCATTCAACACACATTTCCCTTTAGAAACCTTCATTTTCCTGTCATGCAAgaccagaggaagcaggaaggaaaaagaaggcgTCTGTACAGCAGGGCTTTAGCTTCATAACCAAACTCTCACTTTCTAttcaagggaaaaaatgaaatggAAGAGACACTAGAAAATGTGTTAGTGTTGTGCACACTGCTCACTGTGCTAGAACACAGCCTAAGGGCATCAGCACCTGATTAGGCAAACAGAAATCCTGACGTCAAGGGGATTTTATATAGTCAAGCCGAtgcctcaataaaaagacacagagccCCTCAATGGTTCAGAGGAATGTAACATGGCATCTACCAACAAACCCAAGGACTTCCGCAAGAAATTaccacaaaggctgagaggcCAAAGGGCTTACTTAACACAGCCTAAGGGAAAGCATGTGCCACTCCCCAGGAGCTAGGGAAAAAGCAGGACCCAGGCAACACCCTTTTTTACTTGCAGACTGACCTTCATTGAGATGACAGCTAACCTCCATGGCTGGCTTCCACTCGCCATTTTTGCAGGTCAGGTATTTGTAGTCACCCTTCAGCATGTAACCTTCTGCACACAGGTACTCGATGACACTGCCTGCTGTCAAGGAGTCTTTGCAGGGCCGGGGGTGGCAAATGTAGCCACCATTCTCTGGCTCTGGGGGCAGAGGGCACACTGCAAAGACAGAGGGAGATgatactacaatgaggctttcaAATGGGTATCTTCTCTTAGAAGCATGGCCCCAAATCACGATGGGACATAGACCTATCCCAATGCACCAGCAATTGGTCAGTCTGGATGCCCACAGTATTTCTCTCCCTACCAATGGCCAGTAGACTTCAGAAAAGTTACGTACCTGCTGTAATTTGCACCTGATTCTAACAGCATCCACTAACAGTGAGTCAGACTGAGGGGATAAAGTACAGGCAACTCACTAGGGCAAGTTTTAGGCTGTTTACAACATCAATTCCAGGAAAGACTCCCTGGATGAGTTTGGCTTCTGAGAAGATTTCAGAGAGCTTTCCTGGGAGGCTTCCAAAGCCCTGTGTATCTTCTCTTGTCTGCCAGGCTTCACTTGCCTTTGTCCACAGTAAATCCCATACTTCTTCTCTAGGTATAACAATCTAGTGTTAAAGTCATCGTCATCTATTAGGATTCTGTGAGATGGTTATCATTTCTTTCCTCTGACAATGAAGATATTAAGTCCCACTAAAGAGAAGCAACTTTTAGTCAAGATTAGGGCAGGGGGACAGTTAACCTGGGaccaaagtcaggtcctctgaTTCTGACCTCAGCTCTTCTTCCCATGAGTCCTAATTCCTATCCCATGGGCTGATAGGTTTGTAAGTTTATGTATACCAAGATCACTTCTTTTCACGCCCTCAAACTGGTTAATTAAAGAGATGGCAAACAGGTATGGTAGGATGGTGGTTTAGAAAGGCTGTCATAGGAGCTAGAAGGTCCAAGCTAGGAGATGGAAAACTCTATTTCTATCTTAGATTATAGAACTGAATCCCAAGCCAGGCAATACAAGGTGGTGTGCCCATGCCTAGTCCATGGGGGCACTAAGGAGTCACTGAAAGTCTAGCCTGGTGAAGGCAGCATGATCAGGCACTCaccaattttttttataaacacaagatACAACAAAGATTTTTCCAAAGGAAATTCAGTTTTGTTGACTCCTTGCCAGCCTATCCTTagtatcacagagacatccgTGTGGGAATCAGAATGGTCATTTCCTCTTTTCACTTCCTCTAATGGGTTAAGAGTGACTGGGAATTACACAGGCGTGTCTAACTACCAGGATAGGGCCCTGGCTCCTTCCCATGTGAACACCCCATGGATCACATTCTGCAGCTGTGCTCTTGTGGCCTCCCACTCTCTGACCCAGATGCTATTATGCAGGTTGACATCAAGTCTGGCTAGGGGAAGTATCAGACGCAAAACAATCCTGCCCTCAGGCTGCACATCCCTAGGTAGAAAATatggcattttcttttgttttatcatttaagTACGTTTATAATTTTTCTTGGGCAGGTGCTTGGGGTTGAACCAGGAACTTGTCCATGCTGGCTAGATAAGCACTCCACCGAATAGGAGACAATCCCATTCACTTTCCCATTATCTGATCCTTTGGTGGTACTGTGGATTCatcccagggcctcacacacgGCAGTATACATTCTACCACCGAGCTACCATTCCAGctcaagaattttttaaaagttgccaAAGGATCTAAAAGCCTGGCAGAAACTATGAGTCCAAATATGAATCCCTATCCCCTTAAAGGACACACCTCTGATATCTTACCACCCACCTGGCTCAAAGTCCTGAACAGGAGAGAAGTGAATGAAAACATTTCTGCAGTTCCCTAAGTGATGGCGAAGTCATTCAGACAGCTGGCAAGCAAACAGTTGCTTTACTATTTCATTTTCCATCTTCTATCCATCAGAGTAGCAAACCCCTCAGACCTTCTGACTGACTCTTGGCTCTCTGCAGACTGTGTCTAACTGGTTCATTTCCTGGGCATAATTAATACTGAACACTCTGGCCCATTCCTGAGAGCAGGCAAGACCCACACAGAAGCAGGCCAGTGTGTATGGAAGAGACTTTCAGAGAAAGGGCTAGGATTCTAGAGCCAAGTCTACTCTGCTACACATTTTCTTCTCCTATAAATCCCATAAATACCTAGGATATCAGTATATATGTGGTATAAAGCTAAAGATGTATGTGTACAATGAAAAGCCAGATATCTTATTCTGCTCTGGCCACTCAGCTCCCTCCAAAGATACTCAACCCtttcaaaacaaagaagtaatagaATATAGGGGTATGCAGGCTCCAGTCCCTAAGTGAGTAGGCaggcatatatttaaatatctaaaaagatatttatctttcaaaagactcaacaaaagaGGTTTCTGGCTAACAGCTACAAAGAAAAGACTACACTGTCAAAGACAGGAACTGCAGGGTcaacagacatacatggaggcaaaacactcatacacataaatacataagtaaaaattaatctttaagaaaatgtgtttaatgAAGGTGTTGACAAGATGGCCAGAGAGAAGCTCTCCTGAGGactgagaggaggggaggggagagagaaagagggcctCAGGCCCAAGCATCAAATCTAGAGATGTGGTCACTGGAGCAGGGCCGAAATATTACTATAAATGTCCTAcctgcctataatctcagcaaaCGGTTAGAGCAGGTCCTTTCCATGTGTGTCTTTAGGAGGGCTATAAAGGTCACACTAAGGCAGAGCATGACACTGTGTATAGAGCCTATGGTCCAAATTCCTTGGCCTGTGAGCAGTatgtcctcttccctcccctcccctcactctACTCCCATCTGTCCTTTTCTGGCTAACTCCAGGTAAAACTAGCTCTGTGTcagcatgtgttccactatgatGCTCTGCCTTGCTACGGGCTCAAGCGACTGGACTGAAAAGGTGAGCCAAAAGGAAGAGCCCTTTCCTCTTTTCAAGTTacttttcttggttattttttttcccacaataaCAGAAAGCTAAATAA from Arvicanthis niloticus isolate mArvNil1 chromosome 23, mArvNil1.pat.X, whole genome shotgun sequence encodes:
- the Susd6 gene encoding sushi domain-containing protein 6 — protein: MCHGRIAPKRSSEFFVASAGHGVFLQLVILCTLLGDGLASVCPLPPEPENGGYICHPRPCKDSLTAGSVIEYLCAEGYMLKGDYKYLTCKNGEWKPAMEVSCHLNEDKEPHRSLGVPALSIVASTASSVALILLLVVLFVLLQPKLKSFHHSRREQGVSGDQVSIMVDGVQVALPSYEEAVYGSSGHCMPPADPRVQIVLSEGSAPSGRNMPREQQLQGQAACSSAGGEDEAPGHSGLCEAWGSQGSETVMVHQATTSSWVAGSGSSRLTHKDTADSENSDIQSLLSLTSEEYTDDIPLLKEA